A region of the Chloroflexota bacterium genome:
ACACGGATACTCGAACGCTGCCGAGTGTGCGAGTTTCTGCCGTACTGCAACGACCGATGGTGACGGGCTCGGCCGCATCGGCCGGCAGGGAGGGTGGGATGTACTTCGCATCGACCGAGGAGCAGCGCTGGGTCCAGCGCGGGCTGTTGCCGGATCTGCGCCGACAGCCAGTTGCCGAGGAGCTGCGCGGCTGGAATTGGGACCGGCCGCCGCTGAGGTCGATCTACGACCGGCCCCTCGGCGTGTACGAGGTGGCCGGGAAGTACTGCCCGACGGGACGTGACGTCTTCTTGCGCCGTGTTCAGCAGTTGAAAACCGTTCCGAACGTGGGGATGCGCGAAGGGCAACGACTGCATCGAGTGGTGGCCGACGTGCTGACCGAAGCGAAGCGGCTCATCTACGTGCACGGTCAGGCCAGCGTCCCGTTCCTCGAGGCTCTCGCGAGTGGCGTGCGATCCCGTGATGAAGACGACGCCAGGCCAACCGAGGAAGATGACCTTTCGGCCACGAAGGTCCGAGCGGTTCGGGCGTTCGAGTCGCGCCGGATCGTCGAGCGCGTCGAGGCGGTACTGGCGCGCCAGCCGCACATCCAGGCCGACGGACTGGCGATGCTGGCGCTGCCGGTGAGCGTCGAGATGAAGCTCGACGGGCGGTTCCTCGGCCTGAGTGAGCACCTTGCGGCGGACGGCATCTCGTTTCCGGATACGGCCGTGCTGGATCTGAAGTTTGGGCTGAGGGAGCCGTTCCACCGTTTGACGACGACTGGGTACGCGTTGGTGCTGGAGAGCCTGTTCGAGCGGCCGGTCGATGTCGGGTGTGTAGTGTACGCCAGATTCATGAACGGACGTATCGTAGTCGAGCGAGATTTCCATCTCATCGGGGACGAGCTGCGCCAGATGTTCGTCGAGGAGCGTGACGAGAAGGTCCGACTGGTGGCTGAGGAGCTAGATCCGGGTCTGCCGGCCGTCTGTCCCCGGTCCTGCCCGTATCTGCGGACGTGCCGGCCGGCCGATCAGGGGCGTGTGGAGCCACTCCGGGGCCCGATGTCCGCAAACCTCGTCGATGCAGCGCAGCCGGAGGCAGTGGCGGCGCATTGATGAACACGCACGCCAGAGATGATGCGCTCGCAAGTGGGTCGCAAAAACCCCTGGGTCGGCGGGCAAACCACCGAGTTGCGACCGGGCATCGCTCCAGGGTACCGTCACGGTTGGTGGCATGGCTTCCAGCGAGGCCAATCGCGGCCTCTGGCACATGAACAACGACATCGTAGTGACGAAAACGGCCCGGAATGCGGTCGGCCGCATCCCTTCGATCCGCTTCAGGGATACTGAAACTACGTGGACGCGAACGCCGTTGCCGACGGCGCGGCGGCCGCATCCCTTCGATCCGCTTCAGGGATACTGAAACCCAGCGCCGCCGCCGTCGCCGCGTTGCTGTCCGCCTGAACGCCGCATCCCTTCGATCCGCTTCAGGGATACTGAAACGGCGATCCTGGAATCGGCTACAACCCGTCGAACGCGAGGCCGCATCCCTTCGATCCGCTTCAGGGATACTGAAACCTGGCGGGTCGGTCGTGCTGAACCTGGACGAGATCCTGCGCCGCATCCCTTCGATCCGCTTCAGGGATACTGAAACCGACGACGTCCGCGAGCTGATCGCAGCCGGCACGCTCGCCGCAT
Encoded here:
- the cas4a gene encoding type I-A CRISPR-associated protein Cas4/Csa1; this translates as MYFASTEEQRWVQRGLLPDLRRQPVAEELRGWNWDRPPLRSIYDRPLGVYEVAGKYCPTGRDVFLRRVQQLKTVPNVGMREGQRLHRVVADVLTEAKRLIYVHGQASVPFLEALASGVRSRDEDDARPTEEDDLSATKVRAVRAFESRRIVERVEAVLARQPHIQADGLAMLALPVSVEMKLDGRFLGLSEHLAADGISFPDTAVLDLKFGLREPFHRLTTTGYALVLESLFERPVDVGCVVYARFMNGRIVVERDFHLIGDELRQMFVEERDEKVRLVAEELDPGLPAVCPRSCPYLRTCRPADQGRVEPLRGPMSANLVDAAQPEAVAAH